One window from the genome of Spiractinospora alimapuensis encodes:
- a CDS encoding ABC transporter permease yields the protein MTHLLRAELFRIRTTRLWLWALLAAVVFGGCFTALFTFVGPENFDPPMPPLSTAEGVRAMLGLGTVTLFVPTLIGTVAVTNEYQHHTISHTYLAVPRRGRVLTAKLLAFSLVGVGYALVATGLILASLYGATVTTGTQLGASFGDVLIVLGANAAAMVAYTLIGAGIGALVRNQIFAVVGVIAYFTLFEVLLLMVPGLNAVYPFLPGGASAALTDFSYLTDTMYVETGVATSLLSPAGGFAVLLAYAVVAGVVATATSLRRDVS from the coding sequence ATGACCCATCTCCTGCGCGCCGAACTCTTCCGCATCCGAACGACGCGTCTCTGGCTCTGGGCCCTCCTCGCCGCTGTCGTGTTCGGCGGCTGCTTCACCGCATTGTTCACGTTCGTCGGGCCGGAGAACTTCGATCCACCCATGCCGCCCCTGTCCACCGCCGAGGGCGTGCGCGCCATGCTCGGCCTGGGCACGGTGACGCTCTTCGTTCCCACGCTGATCGGGACGGTCGCGGTCACCAACGAATACCAGCACCACACCATCAGCCACACCTATCTCGCCGTACCCCGGCGCGGCCGCGTACTCACGGCGAAACTCCTCGCGTTCTCGCTCGTGGGCGTCGGATACGCGCTCGTCGCCACCGGACTGATCCTGGCCAGCCTGTACGGCGCCACCGTCACGACCGGAACCCAACTCGGAGCATCGTTCGGCGACGTTCTCATCGTCCTCGGCGCCAACGCCGCCGCGATGGTCGCCTACACGCTCATCGGTGCCGGAATCGGCGCGCTGGTTCGCAACCAGATCTTCGCCGTGGTCGGGGTAATCGCCTACTTCACTCTCTTCGAGGTCCTTCTCCTCATGGTCCCGGGGCTCAACGCCGTCTATCCCTTCCTGCCCGGCGGGGCAAGCGCCGCGCTCACCGACTTCAGCTACCTCACTGACACGATGTACGTCGAGACCGGCGTCGCCACGTCGCTGCTGTCCCCCGCGGGCGGTTTCGCGGTCCTCTTGGCCTATGCCGTTGTCGCCGGTGTCGTCGCGACGGCCACGTCCCTACGGCGGGACGTGTCGTAA
- a CDS encoding TetR-like C-terminal domain-containing protein, with translation MTTEWVADTLPSVWNTPYKHFEDKRDLLATVAAGELRRLAESVAAPAGAGAARLESAALRYLDWASAHPARFKLTFGSWTGPHEELAAAAARATGAMEEVVRQAQREHTSLSRDTARVLSLIWATAHGAMDLELGGHLRKRPESPSKEELVTSLVAMLRGGAGASPEV, from the coding sequence ATGACCACCGAGTGGGTCGCCGACACGTTGCCGTCGGTCTGGAACACGCCCTACAAACACTTCGAGGACAAGCGGGACCTCCTCGCCACCGTCGCCGCCGGGGAGCTGCGCCGGCTCGCCGAGAGCGTCGCGGCGCCCGCCGGTGCGGGGGCGGCGCGGTTGGAGTCGGCCGCGCTGCGGTACCTCGACTGGGCCAGCGCGCACCCGGCCCGGTTCAAACTCACATTCGGATCCTGGACCGGCCCACACGAGGAGCTCGCCGCCGCCGCTGCGCGGGCCACCGGCGCGATGGAGGAGGTCGTGCGACAGGCCCAACGGGAGCACACCTCGCTCAGCCGGGACACCGCACGGGTGCTGTCGCTGATCTGGGCGACGGCGCACGGAGCCATGGACCTGGAGCTCGGCGGCCACCTGCGCAAGAGACCCGAGTCCCCGAGCAAGGAGGAGCTCGTGACCTCCCTGGTCGCCATGCTGCGTGGTGGAGCTGGGGCGTCGCCCGAGGTATAG
- a CDS encoding helix-turn-helix domain-containing protein, whose product MSEKSLADVLLHPVRWRIVRTFSGRELTTTQLRGLIDDVPVTTLYRHVGVLADAGVLEIVSERRVRGAVERTYRLDQTRQAVGESGAAAMSREEHRDAFHLLLAGLSSDFEAYLARESIDVLADHVNYNQAALYVTDEDLERIQRGFADLLTPYLRAPDETDSGTHRRLMMTTILLPDDT is encoded by the coding sequence ATGAGCGAGAAGTCCTTGGCTGACGTTCTGCTGCATCCTGTGCGTTGGCGTATCGTCCGGACGTTCTCCGGTCGGGAGTTGACCACCACGCAGCTTCGAGGATTGATCGATGACGTCCCGGTGACGACGCTCTACCGGCACGTCGGTGTTCTCGCCGACGCTGGGGTCCTGGAGATCGTGTCGGAACGCCGGGTTCGTGGCGCGGTGGAACGGACCTACCGGCTTGATCAGACGCGTCAGGCCGTCGGTGAGTCAGGGGCGGCGGCGATGTCCCGCGAAGAGCACCGCGACGCCTTCCACCTGCTGTTGGCCGGCCTCAGCTCCGACTTCGAGGCGTACCTGGCCCGTGAGTCGATTGACGTCCTAGCCGATCACGTCAACTACAACCAGGCCGCGCTCTACGTGACCGACGAGGACCTGGAGCGCATCCAGCGGGGATTCGCCGACCTCCTCACGCCCTACCTGCGAGCACCAGACGAGACGGACTCCGGCACCCACCGGCGCCTCATGATGACCACGATCCTCCTGCCCGACGACACGTAG
- a CDS encoding ABC transporter ATP-binding protein encodes MTPRRAPIIEVSGLSKRFGDVKAVDGLSFDVRPGAVTGFLGPNGSGKSTTMRMILGLVKPDTGTATIGTRPYATLPSPTRTVGAVLDTARAHPAMTCADHLRLYARFGGHPPTAVDRAAGLTGVDSFADRRTRALSTGMRQRLALATALLGDPDVLLLDEPANGLDPQGLAWMRGFLTSLAAEGRTVLVSSHVLSELEQVIDQVVIIAAGRLVTAGPLSDVLASTSTDDGPATSLEQVFLALTTKDTAS; translated from the coding sequence GTGACCCCCCGGAGGGCGCCGATAATCGAGGTCAGCGGACTCAGCAAGCGTTTTGGAGACGTCAAGGCCGTCGACGGGCTGTCCTTCGACGTACGTCCTGGTGCGGTGACGGGCTTCCTGGGGCCGAACGGATCGGGAAAATCCACGACGATGCGGATGATCCTTGGCCTGGTCAAACCCGATACGGGTACGGCGACGATCGGTACGCGGCCCTACGCCACGCTTCCGTCCCCCACCCGGACTGTCGGAGCGGTGCTCGACACTGCGCGCGCCCACCCGGCGATGACCTGCGCCGATCACCTTCGCCTCTATGCCCGCTTTGGCGGGCACCCACCAACAGCGGTCGACCGGGCCGCCGGCCTCACTGGGGTGGACTCATTCGCCGACCGACGCACGCGCGCGCTCTCGACGGGCATGCGTCAACGCCTCGCGCTGGCGACAGCGCTGCTCGGCGACCCCGACGTGCTGCTGTTGGACGAACCCGCCAACGGACTCGACCCCCAGGGACTCGCGTGGATGCGCGGCTTCCTGACCTCCCTCGCGGCCGAAGGCCGAACGGTATTGGTCTCCAGCCACGTCCTCTCAGAGCTCGAACAGGTGATTGACCAGGTCGTCATTATCGCGGCCGGTCGGCTGGTGACCGCCGGGCCTCTGTCCGACGTGCTGGCATCGACCAGTACCGACGACGGACCCGCCACCTCCCTGGAGCAGGTGTTCCTCGCCCTGACAACGAAAGACACCGCCTCATGA
- a CDS encoding SRPBCC family protein: protein MSATHSVVIDAPRDAVHRWNNEPDRDLGDLIEASDDFPQVVGTEIIWGEWDPEGDRSGDRRRVLFADGHSLAEEVLVDSSERFRYVIWGFTDFRRLAVDHGTAEFVFEDQGDQTRVTWTYQLRPTTPLVRPFVADFMTTTMSAMMTDTLEAMRTGVEAEQDSE, encoded by the coding sequence GTGTCGGCGACCCACTCGGTGGTCATCGACGCTCCCCGCGACGCCGTCCACCGCTGGAACAACGAGCCTGACCGCGACCTCGGCGACCTCATCGAGGCCAGCGACGACTTCCCCCAGGTCGTTGGTACCGAGATCATCTGGGGTGAGTGGGATCCCGAGGGCGACCGCTCGGGCGACCGACGACGCGTCCTCTTCGCCGACGGCCACTCGCTCGCCGAAGAGGTCCTCGTGGACAGCTCGGAGCGGTTCCGCTACGTGATCTGGGGTTTCACCGACTTCCGCCGGCTCGCGGTGGACCACGGCACGGCGGAGTTCGTCTTCGAGGACCAGGGCGACCAAACCCGCGTCACGTGGACGTACCAGCTTCGGCCCACCACCCCCCTGGTGCGCCCCTTCGTCGCCGACTTCATGACCACGACCATGTCGGCCATGATGACCGACACCCTGGAGGCCATGCGTACCGGTGTCGAGGCCGAGCAGGACTCAGAGTGA